The bacterium genomic interval GAGGCGTCTTGTCATGGATAAGCCTTTACAATCCAGTATGTTATGAATGAGCGCGATGCCGCCTTTATCTTGACACTTCCCCCCCGTCGTGCTACGGTACCTTCAATAGTAGCCCAATCGTTTCTCACGGGCAAGGGGGCCGGTCGCCGGACGGGGGCGGTCCGTTCCGGGCGGTGGTACAAAAGGACGGAGAGCGGCTGGTGCGCGGGAATCGGGATGCTGGTCGCCCGTCGACCGCTTCGTCGCGGCCACCACAACCGTGAACCGAAAATCAGGCTGAACGCCGTCGGGCTCGACTTTTTTTTGCGGAGGAACGCGTGGAGTTCGCCCAGCTAGCCTTCGAACAGCCGATCTTCGACCTCGCCAGACGCATCGAGGAGCTGAAGAAGCTCAATGCCGAAGGCCCCGTGGACTTCGCCGACGAGATAGAGACCCTCTCCTCCAAGTTGGAGCAGCTCAAGGAGCAGGTTTACGCGAAGCTGACCATCTGGCAGCGGGTCCAGGTGGCGCGGCACCCCCAACGCCCCTACACCCTGGACTACGTGCAGCGCATCCTGACCGACTGGGTGGAGCTCCACGGGGACCGGTACTTCGCCGACGACCACGCCATGGTCACCGGGGTGGGTCGGCTGGAGGGGCGGCCGGTGGCGCTCATCGGCCACCAGAAGGGGCGCTCCACCAAGGAAAAGCTCCAGCGGAATTTCGGCATGCCGCACCCCGAGGGCTTCCGCAAGGCGCGGCGGATCATGGACCTGGCAGACCGCTTCGGCCTGCCCCTCATCTCCTTCCTCGACACCACCGGCGCATACCCCGGCATCGGCTCCGAGGAGCGCGGCATCTCCGAGGCCATCGCCCGTAACATCCGGGACATGTTCACCCTGCGGGTGCCGATGATCGTCGTGGTCATCGGCGAGGGCGGCTCCGGCGGCGCGCTGGGCATCGGCGTCGGCGACCGGGTGTACATGCTCGAGAACAGCTACTACTCGGTCATCAGCCCCGAGGGCTGCGCGGCGATTCTCTGGCGCGACCAGGCCCAGGCCCAGGAGGCCGCCCAGGCGCTCCGCGTCTCGGGCAGGCACCTGGTGGACCTCGGCGTGGTGGACCGCATCCTGCCGGAGCCCCTCGGCGGGGCGCACAACGGCGTGGACGAGACGGCCCAGATCGTCAAGGAGGTCCTCGTCGCCGACCTGGCCGAACTCACCAAGCTCCCCGTGGACGAGCTGCTCCAAAAGCGTTACGACAAATTCCGCGCCATGGGAGTGTACGCCGAGGATTAGATGGAGTATCTCTTCGTCTCCCCGGCTGCGGCCGCCCGCGGGGACGCGGTGGAGTTGAATTCAAAGGGGATTCACCTCCGCTTTCCGCTCCCCGGGGGGTTCGAAAGCGGGGGGACCGTCCGCCTG includes:
- a CDS encoding acetyl-CoA carboxylase carboxyltransferase subunit alpha, giving the protein MEFAQLAFEQPIFDLARRIEELKKLNAEGPVDFADEIETLSSKLEQLKEQVYAKLTIWQRVQVARHPQRPYTLDYVQRILTDWVELHGDRYFADDHAMVTGVGRLEGRPVALIGHQKGRSTKEKLQRNFGMPHPEGFRKARRIMDLADRFGLPLISFLDTTGAYPGIGSEERGISEAIARNIRDMFTLRVPMIVVVIGEGGSGGALGIGVGDRVYMLENSYYSVISPEGCAAILWRDQAQAQEAAQALRVSGRHLVDLGVVDRILPEPLGGAHNGVDETAQIVKEVLVADLAELTKLPVDELLQKRYDKFRAMGVYAED